A genomic stretch from Candidatus Hydrogenisulfobacillus filiaventi includes:
- a CDS encoding PDDEXK_1 domain-containing protein: protein MAGACLRYAVMEVLGFGRLITPEAQAVMAEGSARHRRFQTWLLTEADVIAVEAPLVSESWQVSGRVDAVVRLNGEPVAIEYKTAGPERFQAMLASGRPLAEHWAQLMCYLATGAYRRGCLVVEERDSGRRLQWAAYPDPAWTAWLGQRLEAVRRYQAAHRLPSREVSRGCLTCDRWQRCFRSEAERAAAVEAHPDWEPDPPLPALPSQPSPPAWVHSARTQEEGGPA, encoded by the coding sequence GTGGCGGGGGCCTGCCTGCGGTATGCGGTGATGGAGGTGCTGGGCTTTGGGCGGCTCATCACCCCGGAGGCGCAGGCGGTGATGGCCGAGGGCAGCGCCCGCCACCGCCGCTTCCAGACCTGGCTGCTGACGGAGGCTGACGTGATCGCCGTGGAAGCTCCGCTGGTCAGTGAAAGCTGGCAGGTGTCAGGCCGGGTGGATGCGGTGGTGCGCCTGAACGGGGAGCCGGTGGCCATCGAGTACAAGACCGCCGGACCCGAGCGGTTTCAGGCCATGCTGGCCAGCGGTCGGCCGCTGGCGGAGCATTGGGCCCAGCTGATGTGTTACCTGGCGACCGGGGCCTACCGCCGCGGCTGCCTGGTGGTGGAGGAGCGCGACAGCGGGCGCCGCCTGCAGTGGGCGGCTTATCCTGATCCGGCCTGGACGGCCTGGCTCGGGCAGCGGCTGGAGGCGGTCCGCCGCTACCAGGCGGCTCACCGGCTGCCGTCGCGGGAGGTCAGCCGGGGCTGCCTGACCTGCGACCGCTGGCAGCGGTGTTTCCGGAGTGAGGCGGAACGGGCGGCGGCGGTGGAGGCACACCCGGACTGGGAGCCCGACCCCCCGCTGCCGGCATTGCCGTCGCAGCCCTCGCCGCCGGCGTGGGTTCACTCTGCGCGCACACAAGAGGAAGGAGGGCCGGCATGA
- a CDS encoding conserved protein of unknown function (Evidence 4 : Unknown function but conserved in other organisms) has protein sequence MGLNGATLTWLGHATVLVTTAGGKRIIIDPWLEGNPKCPAAYHHLDQVDAILITHGHFDHMGSAAALARRTGAVVVANFEIASYLEGEGVRNTVGMNKGGTVEVPGARVTMVYADHSSGISTPDGLIYGGEASGLVLVLDNGVTVYHAGDTNVFGDMALIRDLYAPEVACLPIGGHFTMAPREAAYAVGLLEPALKVVIPIHYGTFPALTGTPAALAELLAGQAVEVRALAPGESYR, from the coding sequence ATGGGACTCAACGGAGCAACCCTGACCTGGCTCGGCCATGCCACCGTGCTGGTGACCACCGCCGGCGGCAAGCGGATCATCATCGACCCCTGGTTGGAGGGTAACCCCAAGTGCCCGGCGGCATACCATCACCTGGACCAGGTGGACGCCATCCTCATCACCCACGGGCATTTTGATCACATGGGCAGCGCCGCTGCCCTGGCCCGGCGCACCGGTGCGGTGGTGGTGGCCAACTTCGAGATCGCGTCCTATCTGGAAGGCGAAGGGGTCCGCAACACGGTCGGCATGAACAAGGGGGGAACGGTGGAGGTGCCGGGAGCCCGGGTCACGATGGTGTACGCCGACCACAGCTCCGGCATTTCCACCCCCGATGGTCTCATCTATGGCGGCGAGGCCTCCGGCCTGGTGCTGGTGCTGGACAACGGGGTCACCGTCTACCATGCCGGCGACACCAACGTGTTCGGGGACATGGCCCTGATCCGCGACCTCTATGCGCCGGAGGTGGCCTGCCTGCCGATCGGCGGCCACTTCACCATGGCACCGCGGGAGGCGGCCTATGCGGTCGGCCTGCTGGAACCGGCGCTGAAGGTGGTGATCCCGATTCACTACGGGACCTTCCCGGCCTTGACCGGCACCCCCGCCGCCCTGGCCGAGCTGCTGGCCGGGCAGGCCGTGGAGGTCCGGGCCCTGGCCCCGGGGGAAAGCTATCGCTAA
- a CDS encoding Inorganic pyrophospatase PpaX yields the protein MASPLRAVLLDLDGTLIDSAGLIVASFRHAFREVLGEDLAPEEVIRHLGRSLNDQIRIMRPQLDTDQARRLMSVYLEHNHRTHDAGGLQPVPGSVPALERLQAQGLELAIVTSKREAMAWRGLELTGLDRFFRAPGRVVAYEATRRHKPHPEPLWRALATLGLDPGQAVYVGDSPFDMAAARAAGIPALGFRYNTFTEADLQAAGALTVVGSWPAVVAWVDAARAGDGREEAATWDSTEQP from the coding sequence ATGGCTAGCCCCCTGCGCGCGGTGCTGCTGGACCTGGACGGCACCCTTATCGACAGTGCCGGCCTGATTGTGGCTAGTTTCCGCCATGCGTTCCGGGAGGTACTGGGGGAGGACCTGGCCCCGGAAGAGGTCATCCGCCACCTGGGGCGCAGTCTCAACGATCAGATCCGGATTATGCGCCCGCAGCTGGATACCGACCAGGCCCGGCGGCTGATGAGCGTCTATCTGGAGCACAACCACCGCACCCATGATGCCGGCGGGCTGCAGCCGGTGCCCGGCAGTGTCCCGGCCCTGGAACGGCTGCAGGCGCAGGGCCTGGAACTGGCCATCGTCACCTCCAAACGGGAGGCCATGGCCTGGCGGGGGCTGGAGCTCACCGGCCTGGACCGGTTCTTCCGGGCGCCCGGCCGGGTGGTGGCCTACGAGGCCACCCGCCGCCACAAGCCGCACCCCGAGCCGCTGTGGCGGGCGTTGGCCACCCTGGGTCTGGACCCGGGGCAGGCGGTCTATGTAGGCGACAGCCCGTTTGACATGGCGGCCGCCCGCGCGGCCGGCATCCCGGCCCTGGGCTTCCGCTACAATACCTTTACCGAGGCCGACCTGCAGGCGGCCGGCGCCCTGACCGTAGTCGGGTCCTGGCCGGCGGTGGTGGCGTGGGTGGATGCGGCCCGTGCAGGGGACGGCCGGGAGGAGGCGGCGACATGGGACTCAACGGAGCAACCCTGA
- the PGD gene encoding 6-phosphogluconate dehydrogenase (Evidence 2b : Function from indirect experimental evidences (e.g. phenotypes); Product type e : enzyme): MAQAAFIGLGIMGGAMARNLVTRGVELVVYNRTRSRTEPLAALGAAVAETPRQAAAAAPVVFVMVTDDQALEAVTLGADGILSGIAEGGVIVDHSTVSPGLTRSLAARAAAQGVQWVDAPVTGGDQGAREATLTIMAGGEVAAFQRVRPLLGLMGRRILHVGPVGMGQTLKLVSNLVSGLTLMAAAEGLRLGLRAGLRLDAMEEVMMHGSARSYELEKLLGRLKAGDWTPGFSVDNRLKDLELAVGLAEALGQSIPLSRTAVAAYRAWRDTGAGGRDEASYVLAWDQLGHG, from the coding sequence TTGGCACAGGCGGCCTTTATCGGGCTTGGCATCATGGGCGGCGCGATGGCCCGCAACCTGGTGACGCGCGGGGTGGAGCTGGTGGTGTATAACCGCACCCGCAGCCGGACGGAGCCGCTGGCCGCGCTGGGGGCGGCGGTGGCGGAAACCCCCCGGCAGGCGGCCGCGGCCGCCCCGGTGGTGTTCGTGATGGTGACGGACGACCAGGCGCTGGAGGCGGTTACCCTGGGCGCGGACGGCATCCTGTCCGGCATCGCTGAGGGCGGGGTGATTGTGGACCACTCCACCGTCTCCCCCGGGCTGACCCGGTCCCTGGCCGCGCGGGCAGCCGCGCAGGGGGTGCAGTGGGTGGATGCCCCTGTCACCGGCGGCGACCAGGGGGCCCGGGAGGCCACCCTCACCATCATGGCAGGCGGGGAGGTGGCGGCCTTTCAGCGGGTGCGGCCCCTGCTGGGCCTGATGGGCCGCCGTATCCTGCACGTCGGCCCGGTTGGGATGGGGCAGACCCTCAAACTCGTCTCCAACCTGGTCTCGGGGCTGACGCTCATGGCCGCGGCCGAGGGCCTGCGCCTGGGCCTGCGGGCCGGGTTGCGCCTGGACGCCATGGAAGAGGTCATGATGCATGGCTCGGCCCGATCCTATGAGCTGGAGAAGCTGCTGGGACGCTTGAAGGCGGGCGACTGGACGCCGGGCTTCAGTGTTGACAACCGGCTCAAGGACCTGGAGCTGGCGGTGGGGCTGGCCGAGGCCCTGGGTCAGTCCATTCCCCTCTCCCGCACGGCCGTGGCGGCCTACCGGGCCTGGCGCGATACCGGGGCCGGCGGCCGCGATGAGGCCAGCTACGTGCTGGCGTGGGACCAGCTTGGCCATGGCTAG